A single genomic interval of Gigantopelta aegis isolate Gae_Host unplaced genomic scaffold, Gae_host_genome ctg3881_pilon_pilon, whole genome shotgun sequence harbors:
- the LOC121392475 gene encoding LOW QUALITY PROTEIN: endoribonuclease LACTB2-like (The sequence of the model RefSeq protein was modified relative to this genomic sequence to represent the inferred CDS: inserted 1 base in 1 codon), giving the protein MAASRLNSSLNLISLPEVEQLSSRVVRVLGLNPGNFTLQGTNTYLVGQGHSVILIDTGQENKPEYVSLLKETLSKLKARIQHILITHWHLDHTGGVKEVCQMQIALGNFNISKFPRQSSLEDPITSCPYPYSHLSNGDILRTEGAALRVIATPGHTDDHIALFLEEENAIFSGDCILGQGTAVFTDLKDYMTSLEKIKSLNPSIIYPGHGXVLSDAMTTITGYIEHRMERERQDVSESLWKAAANNVMLHLYKLSKENQANLQFNCKIKE; this is encoded by the exons ATGGCTGCTAGTCGATTAAATTCATCACTAAACTTGATTTCTCTACCAGAGGTAGAACAGTTGTCATCTCGTGTTGTTAGAGTTCTTGGTCTCAATCCTGGTAATTTTACACTCCAAGGAACCAATACATATTTAGTAGGACAGGGACACA GCGTTATTCTTATTGATACTGGTCAAGAAAACAAGCCAGAATATGTGTCCTTGTTAAAGGAGACGCTGTCCAAATTAAAAGCACGAATTCAACATATTCTAATAACACATTGGCATTTAGACCACACTGGTGGTGTCAAGGAAGTGTGTCAAATGCAAATTGCATTAGGTAACTTTAA TATATCAAAATTTCCTCGTCAGTCATCTCTCGAAGATCCCATCACCTCTTGTCCTTATCCTTATTCCCATCTATCTAATGGTGACATCCTGCGTACTGAGGGTGCTGCTCTTCGTGTTATAGCTACCCCTGGACACACTGATGATCATATTGCTCTTTttttagaagaagaaaatgctatttttagtGGAGACTGCATATTAGGACAAGGAACTGCT gTATTTACGGATTTAAAAGATTACATGACCTCGCTGGAGAAAATAAAGTCATTAAATCCTAGTATTATCTATCCTGGTCATG CTGTATTAAGTGATGCCATGACAACCATTACTGGGTACATAGAACATAGAatggaaagagagagacag GATGTATCAGAGTCATTGTGGAAAGCAGCTGCAAATAATGTAATGTTACATCTTTATAAGCTGTCCAAAGAGAACCAAgcta ATCTGCAgtttaactgtaaaataaaggaGTGA